One genomic segment of Cellulophaga sp. HaHaR_3_176 includes these proteins:
- a CDS encoding glycine--tRNA ligase: protein MANQEDQFKKVISHAKEYGYVFQSSEIYDGLSAVYDYAQNGAELKKNIREYWWKAMVQMNDNIVGIDSAIFMHPTVWKASGHVDAFNDPLIDNKDSKKRYRADVLVEDYTAKIETKINKEVAKAAKRFGDSFDKEQFLATNQRVVDYQEKINTILKRLGQSLENEDLTDVRNLIDELDIVCPISGSKNWTDVKQFNLMFGTKIGASADSSMDLYLRPETAQGIFVNFLNVQKTGRMKIPFGIAQVGKAFRNEIVARQFIFRQREFEQMEMQFFIQPGTQKDWYEKWKENRMKWHLSLGMGADNYRFHDHEKLAHYADAAADIEFNFPFGFKELEGIHSRTNFDLSQHEKFSGKKLQYFDNDLKESYVPCVVETSIGLDRMFLAVFSNSLQDEELENGTTRTVLKLPAVLAPTKAAVFPLVKKDGLPELANEIVADLKWDFNVFYDEKDAVGKRYRRQDANGTPFCITVDHQSLEDKTVTIRHRDTMEQQRVAIADLKAIIGKEVDMKEWLMKM from the coding sequence ATGGCAAATCAAGAAGATCAATTTAAAAAAGTAATATCTCATGCTAAAGAGTATGGATATGTTTTTCAATCTAGTGAAATTTACGACGGATTAAGTGCTGTATATGACTATGCTCAGAATGGCGCTGAACTAAAAAAGAACATTCGCGAATACTGGTGGAAAGCCATGGTTCAGATGAATGACAACATTGTGGGGATTGATTCTGCTATTTTTATGCACCCTACAGTTTGGAAAGCTTCTGGGCATGTAGATGCTTTCAATGATCCATTAATAGATAACAAAGATTCTAAAAAAAGATATCGAGCAGATGTTTTAGTTGAAGATTATACGGCTAAAATAGAAACGAAGATTAATAAGGAAGTTGCGAAAGCAGCAAAACGCTTTGGAGATTCATTTGATAAGGAACAATTTTTAGCAACGAATCAGCGTGTTGTTGATTATCAAGAAAAGATAAATACAATATTAAAACGTTTAGGTCAGTCTTTAGAAAACGAAGATTTAACAGACGTTCGTAATTTAATTGATGAATTAGATATTGTATGTCCTATATCAGGATCTAAAAACTGGACAGATGTAAAACAATTCAACTTAATGTTTGGCACAAAAATAGGTGCTTCTGCAGATAGTTCTATGGATTTGTATTTGCGTCCAGAAACAGCTCAAGGTATTTTTGTAAACTTTTTAAATGTTCAGAAAACTGGGCGAATGAAAATTCCTTTTGGTATCGCTCAAGTTGGTAAGGCTTTTAGAAATGAGATTGTCGCAAGGCAGTTTATTTTCCGTCAGCGTGAGTTTGAACAAATGGAAATGCAATTTTTTATACAACCAGGCACACAAAAAGATTGGTACGAGAAGTGGAAAGAAAATAGAATGAAGTGGCATTTATCTTTAGGTATGGGTGCTGATAATTACCGTTTTCATGATCACGAAAAATTAGCGCATTATGCAGATGCTGCTGCTGATATTGAATTTAATTTCCCGTTTGGTTTTAAAGAATTAGAAGGAATACATTCAAGAACAAATTTTGATTTATCACAACACGAGAAATTCTCAGGTAAAAAACTTCAATATTTCGATAATGATTTAAAAGAAAGTTATGTGCCATGCGTTGTTGAAACTTCAATAGGATTAGATCGTATGTTTTTAGCTGTTTTTTCTAACTCATTACAAGATGAAGAATTAGAAAACGGAACAACAAGAACCGTTTTAAAATTACCAGCAGTATTAGCACCAACAAAAGCAGCCGTGTTTCCTTTAGTTAAAAAAGATGGTTTGCCTGAGCTTGCTAATGAAATTGTAGCAGATCTTAAATGGGATTTTAATGTTTTTTATGATGAAAAAGATGCTGTAGGTAAGCGTTATAGAAGGCAAGATGCTAACGGTACACCATTCTGTATAACTGTAGATCATCAATCATTAGAAGATAAAACAGTAACTATTCGACATAGAGATACAATGGAGCAACAAAGAGTTGCAATAGCAGATTTAAAAGCTATTATAGGTAAAGAAGTGGATATGAAAGAATGGTTGATGAAAATGTAA
- a CDS encoding Ig-like domain-containing protein — protein MARKILAFLFLFLATFSFYQCAKKGTPSGGIKDIIPPKLEYAEPANMTVNFKSDKIRLYFDEYIKLNDVQDQLIISPPLKNKPIIKPAGSASKFIEIQLKDTLKENTTYTINFGQSIVDNNEGNPNSFLTYTFSTGSYIDSLSFKGVVEDAFKKKAETFISVMLYEIDSAYTDSTVYKKPPNYITNTLDSTVIFELKNLKKGKYALFGLKDDAKNYTYDQKVDKIAFLNDTIILPTEDIFLLTLFKEQPDYTISVPKYEAKNKIVFGYQGNYKDIEIETLSILPDTVKTKITKERDKDSLNYWFTPFEVDSLIFKIKNEKLKAIDTFIVKKRKVDIDSLVLKPTKSGSIGFEDRFSINVNTPIIKIDTSKIELMNNDSIPVKFLASLDTIDNSIHVDFEKEPKESYNLRILPDLLEDFFGNTNDTLVFKLSTKSYADFGNLELELSGEIEYPAIVQLTDEKGTEIKREVYATAPNPIYFNNINPGKYSIRVIFDTNKNGKWDTGNYLQRIQPERVSHSPKVIEMRANWEEKYNFILSE, from the coding sequence ATGGCCAGAAAAATATTAGCTTTTTTATTTTTGTTTTTAGCTACGTTTTCATTTTATCAATGTGCTAAAAAAGGTACACCATCTGGTGGAATTAAAGATATTATTCCTCCTAAGTTAGAATATGCTGAGCCCGCTAATATGACAGTGAATTTTAAATCTGATAAAATTCGATTGTATTTTGATGAATATATAAAACTTAATGATGTTCAAGATCAGTTAATTATTTCCCCTCCTTTAAAAAACAAACCTATTATCAAGCCTGCTGGCTCTGCTAGTAAATTTATAGAGATACAATTAAAAGATACCTTAAAAGAAAATACGACTTATACTATAAACTTTGGGCAGAGTATTGTTGATAATAATGAAGGTAACCCAAACAGTTTTTTAACCTATACTTTTTCTACAGGAAGTTATATTGATTCGTTATCATTTAAAGGAGTTGTTGAAGATGCTTTTAAAAAAAAGGCAGAAACTTTTATTAGTGTTATGCTTTACGAAATAGATAGCGCTTATACAGACTCTACAGTTTATAAAAAACCACCCAATTACATTACAAATACATTAGACAGTACTGTGATTTTCGAGTTGAAAAATTTAAAAAAAGGAAAATACGCTTTGTTCGGTCTTAAAGACGATGCAAAAAATTACACGTATGATCAAAAAGTAGATAAAATTGCTTTTTTAAATGATACCATAATACTACCTACCGAAGATATTTTTTTACTTACCTTATTTAAAGAGCAACCTGATTATACTATTTCTGTACCTAAATACGAAGCAAAAAATAAAATTGTTTTTGGTTACCAGGGTAACTATAAAGATATTGAAATAGAAACGCTGAGTATTTTACCTGATACAGTTAAAACTAAAATTACAAAAGAGAGAGATAAAGATTCTTTAAATTATTGGTTTACACCTTTTGAAGTCGATTCTCTCATCTTTAAAATTAAAAATGAAAAACTGAAAGCAATAGATACTTTTATTGTTAAAAAAAGAAAAGTAGATATTGATTCGTTAGTTTTAAAGCCAACCAAATCTGGTAGCATAGGTTTTGAAGATCGTTTTTCAATTAATGTAAACACTCCAATTATTAAGATTGACACTAGTAAAATAGAATTAATGAATAACGATTCTATTCCTGTAAAATTCTTGGCATCATTAGATACTATTGATAATAGTATTCATGTAGATTTTGAAAAAGAACCTAAAGAAAGTTATAACTTAAGAATACTACCCGATTTATTAGAGGATTTTTTCGGGAATACAAATGATACTTTAGTTTTTAAACTATCAACAAAGAGCTATGCTGACTTCGGGAATTTAGAGTTAGAACTAAGTGGAGAAATTGAATACCCTGCCATAGTTCAGCTTACTGATGAAAAAGGAACAGAAATAAAAAGAGAAGTATACGCAACAGCACCAAACCCAATTTATTTTAACAATATAAACCCTGGTAAATACTCTATAAGGGTAATTTTTGACACTAATAAAAATGGGAAATGGGATACTGGAAACTACCTACAAAGAATACAACCTGAACGTGTAAGCCACTCTCCTAAAGTTATTGAAATGCGTGCTAATTGGGAAGAGAAATACAATTTTATTCTATCAGAGTAA
- a CDS encoding phosphodiester glycosidase family protein: MKNSLSILVAIIALTTLSSSNFSNDEIEWKKIDEGLFYTEYLAPKKSTLGDSKISILKISPKLYNFNIHSAKEHKQSVRTAANWAKEKNQIAVINAGMYMRDYATNLGYMKNFDFVNNNRLNSDNTIAAFNRKNDSVPEFQIIDLKCQNWESLKNQYNSFTQSIRMMDCNQTNRWGQQSKKWSMVVIGKDKQGNALFIFVRSPYSVHDFIDILSKSSLDLYNLMYLEGGPEASFYLNHNGTTVEKMGSYETDFNENDDNNQYWGIPNVIGISKK; encoded by the coding sequence ATGAAAAACTCACTATCAATTTTAGTAGCAATTATAGCTTTAACAACATTATCATCTAGTAATTTTTCTAACGATGAAATTGAATGGAAAAAAATTGATGAAGGTCTGTTTTATACAGAATATCTAGCGCCTAAAAAATCCACGCTTGGAGATAGTAAAATTTCAATTCTTAAAATTTCTCCTAAACTATATAACTTTAATATACACAGTGCAAAAGAGCATAAACAAAGCGTAAGAACTGCTGCAAATTGGGCTAAAGAAAAAAACCAGATTGCCGTAATTAATGCAGGTATGTATATGAGAGATTATGCCACTAACCTCGGTTACATGAAAAATTTTGATTTTGTCAACAACAATCGATTAAATAGCGATAATACAATTGCTGCTTTTAATAGAAAAAATGATAGTGTACCTGAGTTTCAAATTATTGATCTAAAATGTCAAAATTGGGAATCTTTAAAAAACCAATACAACTCATTTACACAATCTATTCGTATGATGGATTGCAATCAGACAAACAGATGGGGCCAACAGAGTAAAAAATGGAGCATGGTTGTAATTGGAAAAGACAAACAAGGTAATGCCCTTTTTATATTTGTCCGATCTCCTTACTCTGTACATGATTTTATAGATATTCTATCAAAATCTTCTCTTGATTTATATAACTTAATGTATTTAGAGGGTGGACCAGAAGCCTCTTTTTACTTGAACCACAACGGAACCACGGTAGAAAAAATGGGCAGTTATGAAACAGATTTTAATGAGAATGATGACAATAATCAATACTGGGGTATCCCAAATGTAATCGGGATTTCTAAAAAATAG
- a CDS encoding nitrilase family protein, which translates to MAKKLEIALVQTELIWENPNKNRNLIEAKINEMPSQVDLVILPEMFTTGFTMKPSVLDKNEGQKTIDWMLKIASEKQLAITGSVAFFENDSYYNRLLFVQPNGKIDTYDKRHTFTLAGEDKIYKKGSEKLIIDFKGFKICPLICYDLRFPIWARNVEDYDILLYVANWPEVRVKAWDTLLKARAIENMTYCVGVNRVGTDDTGLKYSGHSAVYDGLGGTLSFSDKNEVIYTTLQKDHIDLIRGKLKFLADKDNFTLIE; encoded by the coding sequence ATGGCTAAAAAATTAGAAATTGCATTAGTTCAAACAGAGCTTATTTGGGAGAATCCAAATAAGAACAGGAATTTAATTGAAGCCAAAATTAATGAAATGCCTTCTCAGGTAGACCTGGTTATACTTCCAGAAATGTTTACAACTGGTTTTACAATGAAGCCTAGTGTTTTAGATAAGAATGAAGGACAGAAAACAATAGACTGGATGCTTAAAATTGCTAGCGAAAAACAACTAGCAATTACAGGTAGTGTAGCTTTTTTTGAAAATGATTCTTATTACAATCGTTTATTATTTGTTCAACCAAACGGAAAAATTGATACTTATGACAAGCGACATACTTTTACTTTAGCAGGAGAAGATAAAATATATAAAAAAGGAAGTGAAAAATTAATTATAGATTTTAAAGGTTTTAAAATCTGTCCTCTTATTTGTTATGATTTGCGTTTTCCTATTTGGGCTAGAAATGTAGAAGATTATGACATTTTATTATATGTAGCAAACTGGCCAGAAGTAAGAGTAAAAGCTTGGGATACTCTTTTAAAAGCAAGAGCCATAGAAAACATGACCTATTGTGTAGGTGTTAATAGAGTTGGTACAGATGATACTGGTTTAAAATACTCAGGCCATTCTGCTGTTTACGATGGTTTAGGAGGAACTCTTTCTTTTTCTGATAAAAATGAAGTTATTTATACCACTTTACAAAAAGATCATATTGACTTAATTAGAGGTAAACTAAAATTTTTAGCAGATAAAGATAATTTTACTCTGATAGAATAA
- a CDS encoding ankyrin repeat domain-containing protein — protein sequence MEDKKEVFYEQIRQGNLSEVSSLLNEMPELLKTKDARGSTPLILATYYQQEEIVKLFLEFSFNIDAKDSSGNTALMGVCFKGFTNLAALLIDKGANVDNQNGMGATSLIYAATFGKDEIVKLLVECGADASIKDARGKSALDHAKMQGNPLIIDLLK from the coding sequence ATGGAGGATAAAAAAGAAGTATTTTATGAGCAAATAAGACAAGGTAATTTGTCAGAGGTTTCAAGTTTATTAAATGAAATGCCAGAGTTGTTAAAAACAAAAGATGCTAGAGGATCAACACCTTTAATATTGGCTACATATTATCAGCAAGAAGAGATTGTTAAACTATTTTTAGAATTTAGTTTTAATATAGATGCAAAAGATTCATCAGGAAATACTGCTTTGATGGGAGTTTGTTTTAAAGGATTTACTAATTTGGCTGCCTTGTTAATTGATAAAGGTGCAAATGTGGATAACCAAAATGGTATGGGAGCAACATCATTAATATACGCTGCTACTTTTGGTAAAGATGAAATTGTAAAACTATTAGTAGAATGTGGTGCAGATGCAAGCATAAAAGATGCTAGAGGTAAATCGGCATTAGACCATGCTAAAATGCAAGGAAACCCTTTAATTATCGATTTGTTGAAATAA
- the katG gene encoding catalase/peroxidase HPI, whose amino-acid sequence MENSPHSSGQPNGKNFDINESAAKCPFLSGTNNQTSGGGIKNRDWWPNELKLNILRQNASKSNPMGDDFDYAAAFNSLDFASLKQEVIDLMTDSQDWWPADYGHYGGFMIRMAWHSAGTYRVGDGRGGAGAGNQRFAPINSWPDNGNLDKARLLLWPIKQKYGNKISWADLMILAGNCALESMGFPTFGFAGGREDVWEPEQDVYWGSETEWGANEARYDDGKLEDPLAAVMMGWIYVNPEGPNGNPDPLGSAHDVRETFGRMAMNDEETVALVAGGHTFGKAHGAADPNEYVGKEPHGAPIEEMSTGWKNSFGTGVLDDTITSGIEGAWTPNPTQWDADYFDVLLNYDWELVKSPAGAHQWAPTAASNAKMAPKAGDANGRQALMMTTADIALKEDPAYLEISKRFHRDHKAFEDAFARAWYKLTHRDLGPISRYLGPEVPKEELLWQDPIPTVEYALSENDVITLKGMISDSGLTISQMVSTAWASASTFRGSDKRGGANGARVRLEPQRSWEVNNPTELNKVLTVLEGIKADFKAEISIADLIVLAGNVGVEKALKNAGYNFKVDFTAGRGDATQEQTDVEGFSYLKPLADGFRNYIKPGLKIAAEDLLIDRANLLTLSVPEMTVLVGGLRVLGTNYNQSIHGVFTDKVGSLTNDFFSNLLDFTYTWKAIDEDDTVFEGTNRKTGESKFLGTRADLIFGSNTELRAIAEVYGANDGQDRFVKDFVAAWTKVMNLDRYDLKK is encoded by the coding sequence ATGGAAAACAGCCCTCATTCAAGTGGACAACCCAACGGGAAAAATTTTGATATAAATGAAAGTGCAGCAAAATGCCCTTTTTTAAGCGGTACTAATAACCAAACCTCTGGTGGTGGTATTAAAAATAGAGATTGGTGGCCAAACGAATTGAAATTAAATATTTTGCGTCAAAATGCTTCAAAGTCTAACCCTATGGGTGACGATTTCGATTATGCAGCAGCTTTTAATAGTTTAGATTTTGCTTCATTAAAGCAAGAGGTTATTGACTTAATGACAGATTCTCAAGATTGGTGGCCTGCAGATTATGGACATTACGGAGGGTTTATGATTCGTATGGCTTGGCATAGCGCAGGAACCTATAGAGTTGGTGATGGTCGTGGTGGAGCAGGGGCAGGTAATCAAAGATTTGCACCTATTAATAGCTGGCCAGATAACGGAAATTTAGATAAGGCACGTTTATTATTATGGCCTATTAAACAAAAATATGGCAACAAAATTTCTTGGGCAGATTTAATGATTCTGGCTGGTAACTGTGCGTTAGAGTCTATGGGCTTTCCAACGTTTGGTTTTGCAGGTGGTCGTGAAGACGTTTGGGAGCCAGAACAAGATGTATATTGGGGAAGTGAGACCGAATGGGGTGCAAACGAAGCACGTTATGATGATGGTAAATTAGAAGATCCTCTTGCAGCTGTTATGATGGGTTGGATTTATGTAAACCCAGAAGGACCAAACGGAAACCCAGATCCATTAGGTTCAGCACATGATGTTAGAGAGACTTTTGGAAGAATGGCAATGAATGATGAAGAAACTGTAGCACTTGTTGCAGGAGGTCATACTTTCGGTAAAGCACATGGGGCAGCAGATCCTAATGAATATGTTGGTAAAGAACCGCATGGTGCTCCAATTGAAGAAATGAGTACAGGGTGGAAAAATAGTTTCGGTACAGGTGTATTAGATGATACAATTACTAGTGGTATAGAAGGTGCTTGGACGCCAAACCCAACACAATGGGATGCTGATTACTTTGACGTATTATTAAATTACGATTGGGAGTTAGTTAAAAGTCCGGCCGGTGCACACCAATGGGCACCAACAGCGGCATCTAACGCTAAAATGGCGCCGAAAGCAGGTGATGCTAACGGAAGGCAGGCTTTAATGATGACGACTGCAGATATTGCATTGAAAGAAGATCCTGCTTATTTAGAAATTTCTAAGCGTTTCCATAGAGATCATAAAGCGTTTGAAGATGCTTTTGCACGTGCTTGGTATAAATTAACGCATAGAGATTTAGGGCCAATCTCTCGTTATTTAGGACCTGAGGTTCCTAAAGAAGAATTATTATGGCAAGATCCAATACCTACAGTTGAATATGCTTTAAGTGAAAATGATGTGATTACCCTAAAGGGGATGATTTCAGATTCAGGTTTAACGATATCACAAATGGTTAGTACAGCATGGGCTTCTGCATCAACCTTTAGAGGGTCAGATAAAAGAGGTGGAGCAAATGGTGCACGCGTACGGTTAGAGCCACAAAGAAGTTGGGAAGTAAACAACCCAACTGAATTGAATAAGGTGTTAACAGTTTTAGAAGGTATTAAAGCTGATTTTAAAGCTGAAATTTCTATAGCAGATTTAATTGTACTAGCAGGTAATGTAGGTGTTGAAAAAGCACTTAAAAATGCTGGTTATAATTTTAAAGTAGATTTTACAGCTGGTAGAGGAGATGCTACTCAAGAACAAACAGATGTTGAAGGCTTTAGTTACTTAAAACCTTTAGCTGATGGGTTTAGAAATTATATCAAACCAGGTTTAAAAATTGCAGCTGAAGATTTATTAATTGATCGTGCTAACCTCTTGACATTATCAGTACCAGAAATGACTGTTTTAGTCGGTGGTCTGCGTGTGTTAGGTACTAATTACAATCAATCAATACATGGTGTATTTACAGATAAAGTTGGTAGTTTAACAAACGATTTCTTCTCTAACCTTTTAGACTTTACATACACATGGAAAGCTATTGATGAAGATGATACTGTATTTGAAGGTACTAACCGTAAGACAGGAGAATCTAAATTTTTAGGAACTCGTGCAGATTTAATTTTTGGTTCTAATACTGAATTGAGAGCTATTGCTGAGGTTTACGGAGCAAATGATGGACAAGATCGTTTTGTTAAAGATTTTGTTGCAGCTTGGACTAAAGTGATGAATTTAGATCGTTACGATTTAAAAAAGTAA
- a CDS encoding ComF family protein, with protein MFNRVSKILNDINRILVPKGCFGCNAQLSMGERQLCTLCRNQLPLTEYTYNVKNPFDSIFFGRVLIKKANSFLFFSKNGIVKNLIHNLKYKNQEQIGVFLGDWCGQIIKENNELENIDFVFPVPLHKKKQKKRGYNQVSLFADRIAYHINSKYIEDVLIKNKNTKTQTKKDRYFRWKSNQNLYSLNSNYILKNKNVLLVDDVVTTGATLEACAKALENIEGVSIYILTMAIVPKA; from the coding sequence ATGTTTAATAGGGTTTCAAAGATACTAAATGATATTAACAGAATCCTAGTACCTAAGGGGTGTTTTGGTTGTAATGCACAATTGAGCATGGGTGAACGGCAATTATGTACACTTTGTCGTAATCAACTTCCACTCACCGAGTACACTTATAACGTAAAAAACCCATTTGATAGTATTTTCTTTGGTCGTGTTTTAATAAAAAAAGCTAATTCTTTCCTTTTCTTCTCTAAAAATGGAATAGTTAAAAACTTAATACACAACTTAAAATACAAAAATCAAGAACAAATTGGTGTTTTTTTAGGTGATTGGTGTGGCCAAATTATAAAAGAGAACAACGAATTAGAAAATATAGACTTTGTTTTTCCTGTTCCCTTACATAAAAAGAAACAAAAAAAGAGAGGCTACAATCAAGTATCTCTTTTTGCGGATAGAATTGCCTACCATATAAACTCTAAATATATAGAAGATGTTTTAATAAAAAATAAAAACACAAAAACACAAACTAAAAAAGATCGGTATTTTAGATGGAAGAGCAATCAAAATTTATATTCATTAAACTCTAACTATATCCTTAAAAACAAAAATGTTCTTTTGGTTGATGATGTGGTAACTACTGGTGCAACTTTAGAGGCTTGTGCTAAAGCATTAGAAAACATAGAGGGTGTTTCTATTTATATTCTCACAATGGCCATTGTACCTAAAGCTTAA
- a CDS encoding sterol desaturase family protein, with protein MSNQSKRMRVGQGRISGAISVFLGLLSLIGILCFKFPEQLTTPEFREVYTANMVENLLLGAIVATFLFALISVLLNKTKKNAVIGVILGVATIAVGGFSVEGRAVEKVNWSIGLDWLILDLFIMALLFVPIELAFPKNKLQTKFHDEWRTDLIYFGISHLAIQLFGILTKKPAVAFFGWMNLEQVQEWVSGLPFVAELLMALLVTDIFQYWAHRFFHSHHYLWRFHSIHHSTENMDWLAGSRTHFIDIFVTRSVSYIPLYVLGFSTLTFNVYIVFIAIHAVLIHSNTSIKFGFFKYIITTPQYHHWHHCEEPEHYGNNFAVVFPFIDKIFGTYYLPGNEWPKGTGLVDATFPKGFAKQLVFPFTKNPFKNDLLPEERSNR; from the coding sequence ATGAGCAACCAGAGTAAACGAATGCGAGTGGGTCAAGGGCGGATTAGTGGAGCTATATCGGTATTTCTTGGTCTCTTATCTTTAATTGGCATTTTATGCTTCAAATTTCCTGAACAATTAACAACACCTGAATTTAGAGAGGTTTACACGGCAAATATGGTCGAGAATCTTTTATTGGGCGCAATCGTTGCTACATTTTTATTTGCTCTAATTAGTGTATTACTAAATAAGACTAAAAAAAATGCTGTTATAGGAGTTATTTTAGGAGTAGCTACAATTGCCGTAGGTGGTTTTTCTGTTGAAGGTAGAGCTGTAGAAAAGGTAAATTGGAGTATTGGTCTTGACTGGCTTATTTTAGATTTGTTTATTATGGCATTATTATTTGTGCCTATAGAACTCGCTTTTCCAAAAAATAAATTGCAAACCAAGTTTCATGATGAATGGAGGACAGATCTTATCTATTTTGGAATAAGTCATTTAGCTATTCAGTTATTTGGTATTTTAACTAAAAAACCTGCTGTAGCTTTTTTTGGTTGGATGAATTTAGAACAAGTTCAAGAATGGGTATCAGGTTTGCCTTTTGTTGCTGAACTACTCATGGCTTTATTAGTTACTGATATATTTCAATATTGGGCACATCGTTTCTTCCATTCGCATCATTATTTATGGAGATTCCACTCCATACACCATTCAACAGAAAACATGGATTGGCTCGCAGGATCTCGTACTCATTTTATAGATATATTCGTTACTCGAAGTGTGTCATATATTCCACTATACGTATTAGGTTTTTCTACTTTAACATTTAACGTATATATTGTTTTTATTGCTATACATGCTGTTTTGATACATTCTAACACAAGTATTAAATTTGGTTTTTTTAAATATATTATAACAACTCCTCAGTACCACCACTGGCACCATTGTGAAGAGCCAGAGCATTATGGTAATAATTTTGCAGTCGTGTTTCCTTTTATTGATAAAATTTTTGGAACATACTACTTGCCAGGAAATGAATGGCCAAAAGGAACCGGTTTAGTTGATGCTACCTTTCCCAAAGGTTTTGCCAAACAACTTGTTTTCCCTTTCACGAAAAACCCCTTTAAAAATGATCTTTTACCCGAGGAGCGGAGCAATAGATAG